A stretch of the Aegilops tauschii subsp. strangulata cultivar AL8/78 chromosome 4, Aet v6.0, whole genome shotgun sequence genome encodes the following:
- the LOC141022079 gene encoding uncharacterized protein, with the protein MHQSRAVRALLEVQRCYKPDVLFLSEAHLSDAGAERLMRRLGFQERLVNPSDGRAGGLLMMWKSGVTVTKNDVTANFIDVMVDDGRKWRCTGFYGEPAKENKHKSWEYLRVLQERMDEPWIVFGDFNEILFSHEKEGGAPREQRCMQAFRDVLSECELADLGATGDAYTWSRGRIKERLDRAVCNSRWNLIFPNIGVVNGEMTKSDHRPLVIDTEFYKETNRPLRPVKRFEGRWLKEETVEEVVRTAWQRTLLLGLGPFKQKVDSVHEELHKWDRETLKRAQKRMAKLKKELEELRRGPTTDVALDRQKEILLVIENLLEQEEIAWVQRGRANWLKHGDRNTYFFHMYASARKKRNMIKGVKDENGVMQEGQQEIVEIIKTYFTNLFSSQVEPLMERFFGM; encoded by the coding sequence ATGCATCAGTCCCGGGCAGTTAGAGCACTTCTGGAGGTCCAGAGGTGCTACAAACCGGATGTGCTCTTTCTGTCAGAAGCACATCTGTCTGACGCAGGGGCAGAGCGGCTGATGAGGAGGCTAGGGTTCCAGGAGAGGCTGGTTAACCCGAGTGATGGGAGAGCGGGAGGTTTGCTGATGATGTGGAAATCTGGAGTGACTGTGACAAAAAATGATGTTACAGCCAACTTCATTGACGTAATGGTGGATGATGGAAGAAAGTGGCGGTGTACTGGATTTTATGGAGAGCCGGCAAAGGAGAATAAACATAAATCATGGGAATATCTTCGTGTGCTGCAGGAGAGGATGGATGAGCCATGGATAGTTTTTGGCGATTTCAACGAAATCTTATTCTCCCATGAAAAGGAAGGAGGAGCACCCAGGGAGCAAAGATGTATGCAAGCATTCAGGGATGTCCTGTCAGAGTGCGAGTTGGCAGATCTGGGTGCAACGGGAGACGCATATACATGGAGTAGAGGGAGGATAAAGGAAAGGTTGGATAGAGCTGTCTGTAACTCACGGTGGAATTTGATCTTTCCTAATATTGGTGTCGTGAATGGTGAAATGACAAAATCTGATCATCGTCCCTTGGTGATAGATACTGAGTTCTATAAAGAAACGAACCGACCCCTACGGCCGGTGAAGAGATTTGAGGGGAGGTGGTTAAAGGAGGAGACGGTGGAGGAGGTGGTTCGCACGGCCTGGCAGCGAACATTATTGCTAGGTCTAGGGCCGTTCAAACAAAAGGTGGACTCAGTTCATGAGGAGCTGCATAAATGGGACAGAGAGACCCTCAAAAGAGCTCAAAAGCGAATGGCGAAACTAAAAAAGGAGTTGGAAGAACTGAGAAGAGGGCCGACTACTGATGTAGCACTTGATAGACAGAAGGAGATACTACTGGTGATTGAAAATCTATTGGAGCAGGAAGAAATTGCATGGGTCCAGAGAGGAAGAGCTAACTGGCTGAAGCATGGTGATCGGAATACTTATTTCTTCCATATGTATGCTTCGGCAAGGAAGAAGAGGAACATGATTAAGGGAGTGAAAGACGAGAATGGAGTGATGCAGGAAGGACAACAGGAGATAGTTGAGATAATTAAAACCTATTTCACTAACTTGTTTTCTTCCCAGGTTGAGCCCCTAATGGAGAGGTTTTTCGGGATGTGA